Proteins from a genomic interval of Musa acuminata AAA Group cultivar baxijiao chromosome BXJ1-9, Cavendish_Baxijiao_AAA, whole genome shotgun sequence:
- the LOC103998829 gene encoding leucine-rich repeat receptor-like kinase protein FLORAL ORGAN NUMBER1, whose protein sequence is MKAHLSLLVLFSVAFLFFLATSDGDADLEALIKLKAALVAPGSSALGNWDPASADYCSFTGVACDENSRVVALNFTGVQLNGTLPPEIGILSGLVNLTVSCSGVVGPLPMELAALPSLRLLNVSNNNFSGAFPHVGPGGFPTLEVIDAYNNNFSGRLPLGLAAAPRLRYLHLGGNYFNGTIPKEYSDIKNLEYLGLNGNALTGRVPASLSRLSKLKEMYIGYYNMYVGGIPPELGMLSSLVRLDMAGCGLSGPIPASLGSLKHLDTLFLQINRLSGSIPPELGGLSMLESLDLSINELTGEVPDRFAELKELKLLSLFRNHIRGAIPPFVAELPNLEVLELWENNFTMQLPESLGRNGRLLKLDVASNRITGTIPPDLCASGRLETLVLMENGFFGPIPEKLGECKSLTRVRLAKNFLNGPIPAGLFDLPSNDMLELSENFLSGDLPPVIAGNKLGMLALSNNLITGSIPPAIGSLPALQNLALDSNQISGAIPPEIGQLKQLSKLNLSGNSLSGDIPVDLTRCSSLVMIDLSRNNLTGAIPVRIPALQILNTLNLSRNQISGVIPPEMQRMRSLTIFDLSYNRLAGVIPAQGQFLVFNESWFVGNPGLCGPPLHVRYPCGADGGGDGSSGEGHPRQRRWDAKRALPLAGLAAAAGVPLAAAAAKGWRLWRERKGRSKAWKMTAFQRLDFTVEDVMECLKDDNVIGKGGAGIVYRGSMACGTEVAIKRLVGRGAGAEHDRGFTAEVTTLGRIRHRNIVRLLGFVSNRETNLLLYEYMPGGSLGEMLHGSKGAHLGWEARWRIAAEAARGLCYLHHDCSPLILHRDVKSNNILLDSNFEAHVADFGLAKFLHHPGASECVSSIAGSYGYIAPEYAYTLRVDEKSDVYSFGVVLLELITGRRPVGGFGDGVDIVRWVRKTVLEAAETTDSAAILLIADKRLTSTPLDLITNLFKVAMLCVEEQSTARPTMREVVHMLSNPKSPPPPPPPTDLLSL, encoded by the exons atgaaGGCACACCTGAGCCTACTCGTACTCTTCtccgttgccttcctcttcttcttggcTACTTCAGATGGCGATGCAGATCTCGAAGCTTTGATTAAGCTGAAGGCTGCCCTGGTGGCGCCCGGTAGCTCCGCCCTCGGCAACTGGGACCCCGCATCCGCGGACTACTGCTCCTTCACCGGCGTCGCCTGTGACGAAAACTCCCGCGTCGTCGCGCTCAACTTCACTGGCGTCCAGCTCAACGGCACGCTACCGCCGGAGATCGGCATCCTCAGCGGCCTCGTCAACCTAACTGTGTCCTGCTCCGGCGTCGTTGGCCCTCTCCCGATGGAGCTAGCTGCGCTCCCCTCCCTCCGCCTGCTCAACGTCTCGAACAACAACTTCAGCGGCGCGTTCCCCCACGTCGGACCCGGCGGGTTCCCGACGCTGGAGGTCATCGACGCCTACAACAACAACTTCTCCGGCCGGCTCCCGCTGGGCCTGGCGGCGGCCCCGCGCCTCCGGTACCTCCACCTCGGTGGCAACTATTTCAACGGGACGATCCCGAAGGAATACTCTGACATCAAGAACCTCGAGTACCTCGGTCTCAATGGCAACGCCCTCACCGGCCGAGTCCCCGCCAGCCTCAGCCGGCTCTCCAAGCTGAAGGAGATGTACATCGGGTACTACAATATGTACGTGGGTGGGATACCGCCGGAGTTGGGGATGTTGTCGTCGTTAGTCCGGCTCGACATGGCGGGATGCGGTCTCTCCGGCCCAATTCCGGCGAGCCTCGGCAGCTTGAAGCATCTCGACACACTCTTTCTCCAGATCAACCGGCTCTCTGGCTCCATCCCGCCGGAGCTCGGCGGACTCAGCATGTTGGAATCTCTGGACCTCTCCATCAACGAGCTGACGGGCGAAGTACCAGATCGCTTCGCTGAGCTGAAGGAGCTCAAGCTGTTGAGCCTCTTCCGCAACCACATCCGGGGCGCCATCCCGCCGTTCGTCGCGGAACTCCCGAATCTCGAGGTTCTCGAGCTGTGGGAGAACAACTTCACCATGCAGCTCCCGGAATCGTTGGGTCGGAACGGTCGGCTCCTCAAGCTGGACGTGGCGTCGAATCGGATCACCGGGACGATTCCCCCCGATCTCTGCGCCAGCGGGCGTCTCGAGACACTGGTTCTGATGGAGAACGGCTTCTTCGGTCCGATTCCGGAGAAGCTAGGTGAGTGCAAGTCGCTGACTCGGGTTCGACTCGCGAAGAACTTCTTGAACGGGCCGATCCCCGCCGGGCTCTTCGATCTGCCCTCGAACGACATGCTCGAGCTCAGCGAAAACTTCCTCTCCGGAGATCTACCGCCGGTGATTGCTGGCAATAAGCTCGGCATGCTCGCTCTGTCCAACAACTTGATTACCGGCTCGATCCCACCGGCAATCGGCAGCCTCCCCGCGCTCCAGAATCTTGCTCTCGACTCGAATCAGATCTCCGGTGCGATCCCACCCGAGATCGGCCAGCTGAAGCAGCTGTCCAAGCTCAATCTGAGTGGGAACAGCCTCTCTGGCGACATTCCCGTCGATCTCACCCGCTGCTCTTCGTTAGTCATGATCGATCTCAGCCGGAACAACTTGACAGGCGCGATACCGGTGCGGATCCCGGCGCTGCAGATCCTGAACACCCTCAACCTCTCGAGAAACCAGATTTCCGGCGTGATCCCGCCGGAGATGCAGCGGATGCGGAGCCTCACCATCTTCGATCTCTCATACAACCGCCTCGCCGGCGTTATTCCGGCGCAGGGCCAGTTTCTGGTGTTCAACGAGAGCTGGTTCGTGGGGAACCCGGGACTCTGTGGACCGCCGCTGCATGTCCGCTACCCGTGCGGCGCAGATGGCGGCGGTGACGGGAGCTCCGGCGAGGGACACCCGCGGCAGCGGCGGTGGGACGCGAAGAGGGCGCTACCGCTGGCAGGGCTCGCGGCTGCGGCTGGGGTGCCGCTGGCCGCTGCGGCGGCGAAGGGTTGGAGGCTGTGGAGGGAGAGgaaggggcggtcgaaggcgtGGAAGATGACAGCGTTCCAGCGGCTGGACTTCACGGTGGAGGACGTGATGGAGTGCCTGAAGGACGACAACGTGATCGGAAAGGGCGGGGCGGGGATCGTGTACCGGGGAAGCATGGCGTGCGGGACGGAGGTGGCAATCAAGCGGCTGGTGGGGCGGGGGGCGGGGGCGGAGCACGATCGCGGGTTCACGGCGGAGGTGACGACCCTGGGGCGGATCCGGCACCGCAACATCGTGCGCCTGCTGGGCTTCGTGTCGAACCGGGAGACGAACCTGCTGCTGTACGAGTACATGCCTGGCGGCAGCCTGGGGGAGATGCTGCACGGGAGCAAGGGGGCGCACCTTGGGTGGGAGGCGAGGTGGCGCATCGCAGCGGAGGCGGCCAGGGGTCTCTGCTACCTCCACCACGACTGCTCCCCGCTCATCCTCCACCGGGATGTCAAGTCCAACAACATCCTCCTCGACTCCAACTTCGAGGCGCACGTCGCCGACTTCGGCCTCGCCAAGTTCCTGCACCATCCCGGCGCCTCTGAGTGCGTCTCCTCCATCGCCGGCTCCTATGGCTACATCGCCCCAG AGTACGCATACACGCTGCGTGTGGACGAGAAGAgcgacgtgtacagcttcggcGTGGTGCTCCTGGAGCTGATCACCGGGCGGCGGCCGGTGGGCGGGTTCGGCGACGGCGTCGACATCGTCCGCTGGGTCCGCAAGAC
- the LOC103998827 gene encoding E3 ubiquitin ligase BIG BROTHER-related-like, with translation MEKGEESGAGNKPAADEGSPLPIATPTAPPPPEDAAPPARAPFTSLSQIDADLALLRIIQEQGTAYAMLMMDGDDSDYWSSDYDEEGAGDEPDNVAEGGGSIEGSDDEVDAAYFENDEAYSRALQDAEERVLAVRLMALAGLNEYDHGDHDSGFQDAWQDPDEFMYEELVALGEVLGTESRGLSADTISALPSVSYKAESVQDDNAEQCIICRLEFEDGDSLVLLSCKHKYHPDCINKWLQINKACPMCNTEVSTSENKQD, from the exons ATGGAGAAGGGTGAAGAAAGCGGTGCCGGAAACAAACCCGCCGCGGACGAAGGCAGCCCTCTCCCCATCGCCACTCCGACCGCTCCGCCGCCTCCCGAGGATGCTGCGCCCCCTGCCCGCGCGCCCTTCACCAGCCTCAGCCAGATCGACGCCGACCTCGCCCTCCTCCGCATCATCCAAGAACAG GGGACGGCATACGCGATGCTAATGATGGACGGCGATGACAGCGATTACTGGAGCTCCGACTATGATGAGGAAGGTGCGGGAGACGAGCCAGATAACGTGGCCGAGGGCGGCGGGAGCATCGAGGGAAGCGATGACGAGGTGGACGCCGCCTATTTCGAGAACGATGAGGCATACTCGAGGGCCCTGCAGGACGCGGAGGAGCGGGTACTGGCTGTTCGGTTGATGGCCCTTGCAGGATTGAATGAAT ATGATCATGGGGACCATGACAGTGGCTTTCAG GATGCTTGGCAAGATCCAGATGAATTCATGTATGAG GAGCTAGTTGCACTCGGTGAGGTACTTGGAACCGAAAGCAGAGGCCTTTCTGCTGATACCATTTCTGCTTTGCCTTCAGTGAGTTACAAGGCAGAAAGTGTGCAAGATGACAATGCTGAACA ATGCATTATATGCCGGCTGGAGTTTGAGGATGGTGATTCTCTGGTCTTGCTTTCTTGCAAGCATAAGTACCACCCTGACTGCATAAACAAGTGGCTCCAAATAAATAAG GCATGTCCTATGTGCAACACTGAGGTTTCTACATCAGAGAACAAGCAAGACTGA
- the LOC135585092 gene encoding probable magnesium transporter NIPA6 — MGVSDNTKGFALAVVSSAFIGSSFILKKKGLKRAGKSGTRAGVGGYAYLLQPLWWAGMITMLIGEVANFVAYVFAPAALVTPLGALSIIVSSVLSHFMLKERLQRMGILGCISCIVGSVVIVIHAPREQSPSSVVEIWKLATQPGFLIYAATTLSFVLVLVLHFEPRYGQTNILIYLGICSLMGSLTVVSIKAIGIAIKLTFQGISQVTYYQTWLFVTVALVCVISQMNYLNKALDTFNTAIVSPIYYVMFTSLTIIASAIMFKDWSGQNNSSIASELCGFITVISGTVLLHTTREQEMAPATATISWYIGKSTGDHMKTIDDDHFVILQSSD, encoded by the exons ATGGGGGTTTCGGACAACACGAAAGGCTTCGCCTTGGCCGTCGTCTCGAGCGCCTTCATCGGATCCAGCTTTATACTGAAGAAGAAGGGGCTCAAGCGCGCCGGGAAATCCGGCACCCGCGCAG GAGTTGGCGGATATGCATATCTATTACAACCATTGTGGTGGGCTGGAATGATAACAA TGCTTATCGGTGAAGTTGCAAACTTCGTGGCATATGTTTTTGCCCCGGCTGCTCTGGTGACCCCTCTTGGTGCATTAAGCATAATAGTCAG TTCTGTCTTGTCACACTTCATGCTGAAGGAACGCTTACAGAGAATGGGCATTTTGGGTTGCATATCCTGCATAGTTGGTTCTGTTGTTATCGTGATTCATGCACCTCGGGAACAATCTCCAAGTTCAGTGGTAGAAATATGGAAACTAGCAACTCAGCCTG GTTTTTTAATTTATGCTGCAACTACATTGTCTTTTGTACTGGTGCTTGTCTTACACTTTGAACCCCGCTATGGACAGACAAATATATTAATTTACTTGGGCATCTGCTCTCTGATGGGCTCACTGACG GTTGTAAGCATAAAAGCCATTGGAATTGCAATCAAACTCACATTTCAGGGAATAAGTCAGGTTACTTATTACCAGACATGGTTGTTTGTCACAGTTGCACTTGTTTGTGTCATCTCTCAAATGAATTATCTAAACAAG gcacttgacacttttaacacaGCAATCGTATCCCCAATATACTATGTTATGTTCACTAGCCTTACAATAATTGCAAGTGCAATAATGTTCAAG GACTGGTCTGGACAAAACAATAGTAGTATTGCTTCTGAACTGTGCGGGTTTATAACAGTTATTTCAGGGACTGTCTTGTTGCACACAACCAGAGAACAAGAAATGGCTCCTGCCACAG CTACAATATCTTGGTATATTGGCAAGAGCACTGGTGATCATATGAAGACTATTGACGATGATCATTTTGTGATCTTGCAAAGTTCAGATTGA